Proteins from a genomic interval of Symmachiella macrocystis:
- a CDS encoding metallophosphoesterase family protein: protein MKSLVTSSAALLILGLAALYSATGATQPAQESAEPELQIAVEAKNPWTDLQLNNDPKNFQFAIVTDRTGGHRPGVFRGAIDKLNLLQPEFVVSVGDLIEGGTEDPGRWALEWSEFQSNVERLDMPFFYLPGNHDISNMPMFEEWNRKFGRSYYSFRYHDVLFLCLNSEDPPRKGSFHFSQDQQEWAQAVLAENKDARWTIVLLHKPTWTYVNADLEASGWAPIEDALGDRPYTVFSGHKHNYAKSVRRGRDYYMLATTGGGSNLSGKDQGRFDHVVWVTMKDDGPVISNLMLDGIDHKNIRTVPDVRKGK, encoded by the coding sequence ATGAAATCTCTCGTTACCAGCAGCGCCGCATTGTTAATTTTGGGCTTGGCAGCGCTCTATTCGGCGACCGGTGCCACGCAACCGGCGCAGGAGTCCGCAGAACCCGAATTGCAAATCGCCGTCGAGGCCAAGAACCCGTGGACCGATCTGCAATTGAACAACGACCCCAAGAACTTTCAATTTGCGATCGTCACAGACCGGACCGGCGGGCATCGTCCGGGAGTCTTTAGAGGGGCAATCGACAAGTTGAATCTGCTGCAGCCTGAATTTGTGGTTTCCGTCGGTGACTTGATCGAGGGAGGTACAGAGGATCCCGGACGGTGGGCACTGGAGTGGTCGGAATTTCAAAGCAATGTGGAGCGGTTAGACATGCCGTTCTTTTACTTGCCCGGCAACCACGACATCAGCAACATGCCGATGTTCGAGGAATGGAATCGCAAATTCGGCCGGTCCTATTATAGTTTTCGCTACCACGACGTACTGTTTCTCTGCCTCAATAGCGAAGACCCGCCGCGCAAGGGATCATTTCACTTCAGCCAGGACCAACAAGAGTGGGCTCAAGCGGTGCTTGCTGAAAACAAAGATGCCCGCTGGACCATCGTGCTGTTGCATAAGCCGACATGGACCTACGTCAATGCCGATTTAGAGGCCAGCGGTTGGGCGCCGATCGAAGACGCATTGGGCGATCGACCCTATACGGTGTTTTCCGGACACAAACACAATTATGCGAAATCGGTTCGTCGAGGACGTGATTATTACATGTTGGCCACCACTGGTGGCGGTTCGAATCTCAGCGGCAAGGACCAAGGCCGCTTCGATCATGTGGTGTGGGTCACGATGAAAGACGATGGCCCGGTGATCTCAAACTTGATGCTGGATGGCATCGATCACAAAAATATCCGCACTGTTCCCGACGTCCGTAAAGGAAAATAA